The DNA region GCATTTTTCACTCCACGGTCCCGGTCAGGGAAGAGTGTCATTCAGGTGGTTCTCGGTCTGTGTCCACCCTGAGCCTGATACCTCATGAGGACCACCGCACTGTTCTGCAGTCAGCCTTACATGGTGTCTTTGTGTCAGTGCCATCCGAGAAGGAAGCCTTCGGCTCTGGGAGAGTCTCAGGCCAGCGTGGAGGTGGGAGCTGGAAGTGTCCCTTGGCTCAGTGGCCGTCAGGCAGACTCTGTCTGCTTTCTCTCAGGCATAGGTCTTTGTGAACCTTTCACAAAGGGGGCTTCTGCACCCCTGTCCAACTCTCTCTCATGACCTCGGGCTCCTTGGCCTCTCTCATATGAGTTTTGTATTTCCTTAAAATTTaattggtggggctggggatgtggctcaagcggtagtgtgctcgcctggcatgcgcagggcgctgggttcgatcctcaacaccacatgaaaacaaaaataaggaTATTATGTCcaatgaaaaaactaaaaaaataataaataaatattaaaaaaattctctgtctctctaaaaaaaaattaattggtgTTTTGCTCCAGTCAAGTTAAGGACTTTTAATAGATTTGTGTAAGTACTCTTTTAAGTGAATTTTAAAAGAATGATATAATGCATTTTAACTCTTTACTAGtaacatatatattatttttcagtatttctctttttttgacCTTTGAAGACTTTTAACCAAATTTTCTAAAtaatacctaaataaataaagtacattTTTAACAATGATCTTCATCTTTGGCATTCAGTTATGTAAGTGTTCAATCTGGTTTTGTCTCCTGGACTGTGAAGAGAAGGGCACAAACGGAGTATGAGCACGTGTGGGGGCGGCCAAGAAGGGGCACTCGTTCCAACCCCCACCTGCGCCTGTGATCAGGTTTTCGTGAAGATTTTCGCCAGTGGCTGGCACAACGCAGAGGCCCGTCACCCCTTCATCTGAAGAAAGCCTGTTTTCGTGGCAGTCACGGCACAGTCTTTACATACAGGCAAACACCCACTCCGTCTCTGGTCATCAATCACCAGCTCCAAAGCTGAAGGCGTCTGTGGTTTCCCACAGACAGTCAGTGGGCTGGAGGGAGAGGCTGTTGACCTCCAGGGCCAGCAGCACAGAGGGCTGGGTCTGCTGACCCCTTGGGCTCTCACAGGGCCTAGGCCCACCCTCTTGGGTCTCCTCCTTCCCTCTGCAGGGGCAGCTCCCTGGGAGGCATGGGCTGGGCCAATGGGAGCTCCCCCACGGGGTTCATTCTGCTGGGCTTCTCCGCCCACCCCCGCCTGGAGGTTGTGCTCTTCGTGTTTGTCCTGTTCTTCTACCTCCTGACCCTGCTGGGAAACTTCGCCGTCATGGCCGTCTCGTACCTGGACCCCGCtctccacacccccatgtacttcttcctcagcAACCTCTCCTTGCTGGACGTCTGCTTCACCACCAGCCTGGCGCCCCAGACCTTGGTGAACCTGCGAGGACCAGCAAAGACCATCACCTACGGCGGCTGCGTGGTGCAGCTGTACGTGTCCCTGGCTCTGGGCTCCACCGAGTGTATCCTCCAGGCTGTCATGGCCCTGGATCACTATGAACCTGTCTGCAGACCCCTGCACTATGTGGTCATCATGAGCCCGAGGGTGTGCCAGCAGCTGGCCTCCACCTCCTGGCTCAGTGGGCTGGCTAACTCCCTGATCCATGCCACCTTCACCCTGCAGCTGCCGCTCTGCGGCAACCACAGGCTGGACCACTTCATCTGTGAGGTGCCGGCGCTCCTCAAGCTGGCCTGCGTGGACACCACTGTGAACGAGCTGGTGCTCTTTCTCGTGAGCATCCTGTTCCTCCTGATCTCACCTGTGCTCATCCTCATTTCCTACGGCTTCATCACTCgagcggtgctgaggatcaggtCTTCCGAGGCCAGGTACAAAGCCTTCAGCACCTGCTCCTCCCACCTCACAGTGGTGGTCATTTTCTACGGCACCATCATCTACATGTACCTGCAGCCTAGTGACAGTTATGCCCAGGACCAGGGCAAGTTCATCTCCCTCTTCTACACCATGCTGACCCCCACCTTGAACCCCCTTATCTACACCTTACGGAATAAGGATGTGAAGGGGGCGCTGAGAAAGCTCCTCTCAGGAAAACTGTGTCCCCTGTGGACATGATGTGCCAGGAGCTGCCTGGGGATCCACACCAGCCTCTGCCAGCCAAGCCCAAGCCCCACACTCCACGCCCACAAAACTGCCCCTGCCTCTGTCCTCATGAGGGTTCACGAGGACTGAGCTGTCACGTATTCGCTGGGCCAAGAGCTGAGCCGAGGGAAAAAGAGCATGCTTGAGGTCCCTACTCACCCCTGATCTGCAGATCAGTGGGTATTGTTCAGCCCTTCCTCTCCGTCAGTTCTTTCTTATCTCAGACGCATGTCAAGATTCCCAGAAGGGTCAGAGGAATAAAACGTGTCAGGTGTTTTTTCATGACCTGGTGCATCTCCTTCCTGGTCTGAAGGTCCCAGCACACATGGTAGACACaagtattttgaaagaaaatgtgATCTAATACTGCTGTTCTGACCATCTCATGATTTAATCAGTAAGACTAAGGAGAGCTCAAACAATAGCATTTTCTCTTGTGAAAAGCAGCTTTATTGAAGAGTGACTGATATGCAGAAGGTGTAAATATCTAACGTGTACAACTGAATGAGCTGTCTCCTAAGCAGACACCCTGAGAAGGTCACCACGGTCACAGTATTCAATGTGTCCACCACCTCTAGAAGTTTGCTTGTGCTTCCCTTTTGTTGTAAGAACCCAACGTGAGATCTACCCTTTCAACATTTTTGGTCCTGGGAActggacccaggggtgc from Callospermophilus lateralis isolate mCalLat2 chromosome 5 unlocalized genomic scaffold, mCalLat2.hap1 SUPER_5_unloc_2, whole genome shotgun sequence includes:
- the LOC143390329 gene encoding olfactory receptor 2G3-like — encoded protein: MGWANGSSPTGFILLGFSAHPRLEVVLFVFVLFFYLLTLLGNFAVMAVSYLDPALHTPMYFFLSNLSLLDVCFTTSLAPQTLVNLRGPAKTITYGGCVVQLYVSLALGSTECILQAVMALDHYEPVCRPLHYVVIMSPRVCQQLASTSWLSGLANSLIHATFTLQLPLCGNHRLDHFICEVPALLKLACVDTTVNELVLFLVSILFLLISPVLILISYGFITRAVLRIRSSEARYKAFSTCSSHLTVVVIFYGTIIYMYLQPSDSYAQDQGKFISLFYTMLTPTLNPLIYTLRNKDVKGALRKLLSGKLCPLWT